The Apis cerana isolate GH-2021 linkage group LG2, AcerK_1.0, whole genome shotgun sequence genomic sequence ttagtatgATAGACTGTTtgatctattataataattatttatcgatatccaCGACCGTTGTTGATTCATTTCCGGGTATTGTTATTACCTCTACATCTCGTGATGTTGTACGCtctgtattttttattgtcgTTATCATCGTCGTAGTAGTTATTTGACTAGTGGTCATTGCTGATGTCATTCCAGCGCTCATCGTCGTAGACATTCCTGTAGTTCCAGCCGTTGTTGACATCGTTCCATTACTTGGTATTGTAGGCAACTCTGTTGATATGGCGACGCAGTCATAATTTAATTGCCATAATCGTTTCTTAGAGAAAATATCCATTCGAAGACAAGCAGTGATCGATCttcgattcaaatttaaaaaacatttaataaaaattatatgacacgattataaaagaattacacTTAAGTATGCCATACCTGGGGAATTTATTGAGTTCCAATACATTTACACATGCAGATGAGAAGTAACATCCTGGTATATTAGTGCAAaactttaatgatttataatctgTGATTGTTCTAGCTCTTAACATGTCGGAATTCAAtgtaatatcaatattcaatCCATTTCTttgatatgtaaaattaacgcaaactgtacaaaataaaaaatagattaaaacgataacttgaaaataattggattTAAATGAACAAAGAAAcgtatcgaaataatatttaataaattaaatacttacgatttttttcaactttggtatacaaaataataacattttgacAACAAGAACAAGAATAAGATGTTTCACAGATACAATATTTCTGATAAGTTTGAACCGTTCTATAAGGCAAGAATCCATTAGATATAAGAGAtcctataataaattaacacgtttaaaaattatgtaaaatttaatttttataattatatgaaacgaGAAACAAGAAATAACTAACTTTCTTTCGCAGCACTGCCCGTCCAATAAAAGAGTAATCGCAACCAGAATGAAATCAGGACACCACATACTCtagaattcatttttagtCTTTTCTCAAtggacttttttattttaatatatttaattctataacataaatatgttGCTTCTCACAGTTATACTGGCCAGTATAAACGATTTgtgttttattaaacaatgcTACCTGGGCACGGTGGTTGCTCCGCAGGATGTAATTATTgagatataatagaaaaaatggcTTTTGAATACATCTCTTTATTTacctattttttctaataacacaatatcattattttcaatagtttagtacgatattttgaatacaatataaaattatattgaaaaatttgactccaataaaaaatctcttacgtattattttacaatcaaaACGTCGCATTAAATTCTTATCTATAAGactaaaatacaataaataatattcgtcaTCAcgcaatatcaataaaaatat encodes the following:
- the LOC107992992 gene encoding uncharacterized protein LOC107992992, yielding MNSRVCGVLISFWLRLLFYWTGSAAKERSLISNGFLPYRTVQTYQKYCICETSYSCSCCQNVIILYTKVEKNLCVNFTYQRNGLNIDITLNSDMLRARTITDYKSLKFCTNIPGCYFSSACVNVLELNKFPRSITACLRMDIFSKKRLWQLNYDCVAISTELPTIPSNGTMSTTAGTTGMSTTMSAGMTSAMTTSQITTTTMITTIKNTERTTSRDVEVITIPGNESTTVVDIDK